Part of the Thermomicrobiales bacterium genome is shown below.
GAAACCGGATTCGATCACGGTCAACCGGGTGCCATCACCCTCGTCGGCCAGTGTGAATTCGATCAACGTGGTCGGCACATCGTCGATCGGGATCGCCCCGTCCCAATCCCGCCCCTCATGGGTCCAGAGATAGACCACCCGGTCCATTGGTTCCACGACTTCCACCCGCCCACGATGAACGCCGTACGGGGGACCAAAATCGAAGTGGATCGGCGCGCCCGGTTTCAGCTCGAACTCCCAAATCCCCTGGAACCAGGCCGAAACCTGCTCCGGCGTGGTCAACGCTTCCCAAACGCGGGCGCGGGGATTCGGCAGTACGATGCTGCGCTCGATGGTGTCCTGAACAGATACAGTCATGTGGCTTCTCCTTATAAAGCTTCGGATTCGGACGCCAGGAACTGCGCCAACGCAGCCAGCCGGCGATCCCAACGGGCTTCGACCGCGGCGACCCAATCGGTCGCCTCGCGCAGCGGCTCGGGGCGGAAGGTCACGATCCGCTCCCGGCCACGACGCTCGGTTTCCACCAGCCCCGCGTCGTGCAGGGTGTCGAGATGCTTGGTCACCGCCTGACGCGTGATCGGGAAGACCTCGGTGAGCTGGGTGATCGTGACCGGTCCCAGCACAGAGAGCTGCTCGATCATCTTCCGGCGGGTTGGATCGGCGAGCGCAAGAAAAACCTGGCTCGGATCCCGGGTCGGTGCGGAAACCGGCGCGATCATCAGCGAGCCTCCTCCGCCACGAGAAAGTCGAGCAGGTGGGTGGTCTCTTCGATCCACCCCTCGGTGTTGTCACGCAGCGCGCGCTCACGGTCGGCTTCCGGCAGGTTGGAGAAGCCCGATTCACGCACGGTCAGGCGCGTACCCTCTGGTGTCTCCTCCAGGAAGAACTCGACCAGCGTGCTCGGCGTCTGATCGAATGGAATCGAGGGATCGGGATCCGCGATGGGCACCCAGCGAAACGCGAACCGCGCCGGGGGCTCGACGACCTCGACCCTGCCGCGGGTAGATCCATACTGCTCCCAGGTGAACAGAATCGGCGCTCCCGGTTCGAGCGTCAGCGCGGCGTC
Proteins encoded:
- a CDS encoding SRPBCC domain-containing protein: MTVSVQDTIERSIVLPNPRARVWEALTTPEQVSAWFQGIWEFELKPGAPIHFDFGPPYGVHRGRVEVVEPMDRVVYLWTHEGRDWDGAIPIDDVPTTLIEFTLADEGDGTRLTVIESGFAALPPEIRERSLLDNTEGWEEQMGNIERYLKSE
- a CDS encoding metalloregulator ArsR/SmtB family transcription factor, translating into MIAPVSAPTRDPSQVFLALADPTRRKMIEQLSVLGPVTITQLTEVFPITRQAVTKHLDTLHDAGLVETERRGRERIVTFRPEPLREATDWVAAVEARWDRRLAALAQFLASESEAL
- a CDS encoding SRPBCC family protein yields the protein MTVTIQDAVERQLVIPVARQRVWDAITNPDQIAQWFCQDAALTLEPGAPILFTWEQYGSTRGRVEVVEPPARFAFRWVPIADPDPSIPFDQTPSTLVEFFLEETPEGTRLTVRESGFSNLPEADRERALRDNTEGWIEETTHLLDFLVAEEAR